In a single window of the Gossypium hirsutum isolate 1008001.06 chromosome A13, Gossypium_hirsutum_v2.1, whole genome shotgun sequence genome:
- the LOC107962961 gene encoding ribosome biogenesis protein WDR12 homolog isoform X2 encodes MKFARLPDTLLNGERKFIQRSWLCMTLFVHDFISCIIDKDINVSRDVFFSIQSETIMQKSCRAFSSGDGTSTPVFQFSAHSYWIPACKWHNTSPLHLLSSSYDGKVMLWDLRTAEKPTTLDYGPRTICRRHIMTSSYIYECLWEALQQRIRMITCN; translated from the exons ATGAAGTTCGCAAGACTGCCGGATACATTGTTGAATGGGGAACGAAAATTTATTCAGCGAAGTTGGTTGTGTATGACTTTGTTTGTTCATGACTTTATCAGCTGTATAATTGACAAAGACATCAATGTTTCTAG GGATGTCTTTTTTAGCATTCAGTCAGAGACTATCATGCAAAAGTCATGCAGGGCTTTCTCTTCTGGAGACG gAACATCGACACCTGTGTTTCAGTTCTCGGCACATAGTTATTGGATTCCAGCTTGCAAGTGGCACAATACGTCTCCTCTTCATTTACTTTCTTCATCTTATGATGGGAAAGTAATGTTGTGGGATCTAAGAACAGCG GAAAAACCAACTACACTAGATTACGGTCCAAGAACAATTTGCAGGAGGCACATAATGACTAGCTCCTACATCTACGAATGCTTGTGGGAGGCATTGCAGCAGCGAATAAGGATGATAACATGCAATTGA
- the LOC107962961 gene encoding uncharacterized protein isoform X1 has translation MGQTILFMWFFLHCFASLLSTCGPKYPGDEVRKTAGYIVEWGTKIYSAKLVVDVFFSIQSETIMQKSCRAFSSGDGTSTPVFQFSAHSYWIPACKWHNTSPLHLLSSSYDGKVMLWDLRTAEKPTTLDYGPRTICRRHIMTSSYIYECLWEALQQRIRMITCN, from the exons ATGGGTCAAACCATATTGTTCATGTGGTTCTTTTTGCACTGTTTTGCTTCTTTGTTGTCTACATGTGGTCCAAAGTATCCAGGAGATGAAGTTCGCAAGACTGCCGGATACATTGTTGAATGGGGAACGAAAATTTATTCAGCGAAGTTGGTTGT GGATGTCTTTTTTAGCATTCAGTCAGAGACTATCATGCAAAAGTCATGCAGGGCTTTCTCTTCTGGAGACG gAACATCGACACCTGTGTTTCAGTTCTCGGCACATAGTTATTGGATTCCAGCTTGCAAGTGGCACAATACGTCTCCTCTTCATTTACTTTCTTCATCTTATGATGGGAAAGTAATGTTGTGGGATCTAAGAACAGCG GAAAAACCAACTACACTAGATTACGGTCCAAGAACAATTTGCAGGAGGCACATAATGACTAGCTCCTACATCTACGAATGCTTGTGGGAGGCATTGCAGCAGCGAATAAGGATGATAACATGCAATTGA